One Methylomonas sp. LL1 DNA window includes the following coding sequences:
- a CDS encoding EAL domain-containing protein, translating into MSKSIAQLMTRDVVQVSPQTTLGQCAELMARHRISSLIIGEHDLPVGILTERDVVRLLSQNAPLDQSVSALMTVKLVTVPAETDYRDAYHLFVLHNIRHLVVVEDDGRLAGIVTETDFRRNAGVEEFIGLRTVASIMDQSVLMLAPNSRVIDAAAMMHSRRTSCAVVVEGLKPIGIVTERDMVRLYRHRAGEVLIRDIMSSPVATAEPEHVVVDVVQRMQIEAIRHLVVVNARGETLAVVTEHDVVKHTEGQYVELLNRIIHEQVVELELKQAKIDELMLQSALTESEKRLRHLQASTINDKALLRTLIDHIPDLIFLKNTEGVYLGFNKACEGFFGVEESAVVGKTDFDFVNPETAEFFRQKDREVMVSGQAHINEEWVVYPDGHRECLETLKTPYLSEQGELLGMIGISRNITKRKKADRVLRESEEKLRSLFEMAPLGIARNAMDGRFIEANKALLDMVGYSLDELKQLSYWRLTPDDYGIQETLQLRALEKSGRYGPYEKEYLHRDGRRIPVRLNGVLITGSDGSRYIWSIVEDISERKRAEEEMQLASMVYMNSGEAMLVTDADGLIITTNPAFTELTGYSPEEVLGQTPRILNSGLHDRFFYDAMWQKLNNMGFWQGEIWNKRKNGEIYAEWLTINTIYKDNGSCYRRVALFSDITDKKKAEEMIWMQANFDPLTGLPNRRMFNDRLNQEIKKAHRAGQPLALMFIDLDRFKEINDILGHDMGDLLLREAANRLSSCVRETDTVARLGGDEFTVIVTALDDTGSVERIAQDILRKLSGPFQLDNETLYISASIGITFYPDDATDIEELRKNADQAMYSAKHQGRNRFSYYTPSMRDLARKRMRLANDLRIAMAEEQFRVHYQPIVDLNDGSIRKAEALIRWQHPDRGLISPSEFIGIAEETGRIVEIGDWVFHEATLQVKHWRQHFRADFQVSVNKSPVQFQNDETLYRGWIAQLQNLGLPGDSVVIEITESLLLDSKQIVNDKLLLFRDVGIQVAIDDFGTGYSSLAYLKLYDIDYLKIDQSFVRNLKPDSSDLVVCEAIIAMAHKLGMKVIAEGVETVDQRDLLLAAGCDCGQGFLFSKPLPAKEFDALLSRLSLGPVDCAVE; encoded by the coding sequence ATGAGTAAATCAATTGCCCAATTAATGACCAGGGATGTGGTTCAAGTCAGCCCCCAAACCACCTTGGGGCAATGCGCGGAGCTGATGGCTCGCCATCGAATCAGTTCGCTGATCATCGGCGAGCATGATTTGCCCGTGGGTATCCTGACCGAGCGCGATGTGGTGCGGTTGCTGAGTCAAAATGCGCCGCTGGATCAGTCGGTCTCGGCGCTGATGACGGTCAAGCTGGTGACGGTACCGGCCGAGACCGATTACCGCGATGCTTATCATCTGTTCGTGTTGCACAACATTCGTCATTTGGTGGTGGTCGAGGATGACGGTCGCTTGGCCGGCATCGTCACCGAGACCGACTTTCGCCGCAATGCCGGCGTCGAGGAGTTCATCGGTTTGCGCACTGTGGCTTCCATCATGGATCAGTCCGTATTGATGCTGGCACCGAATAGCCGTGTGATTGATGCCGCGGCGATGATGCATAGTCGGCGCACCAGTTGCGCGGTGGTGGTGGAAGGGCTTAAGCCGATTGGCATCGTCACCGAACGCGACATGGTCAGGTTGTATCGGCATAGGGCGGGAGAAGTGCTTATCCGCGACATCATGTCGTCTCCGGTGGCGACGGCCGAGCCGGAACATGTGGTGGTCGATGTGGTTCAGCGCATGCAAATCGAGGCGATACGGCATCTAGTGGTGGTGAATGCGCGCGGCGAAACGCTGGCGGTGGTCACCGAGCACGATGTGGTGAAGCACACCGAGGGCCAGTATGTCGAATTATTAAACCGGATTATCCATGAGCAAGTGGTCGAGCTGGAACTGAAACAGGCGAAAATCGACGAGCTGATGCTGCAATCGGCATTGACCGAAAGCGAGAAGCGCTTGCGGCATCTGCAAGCCAGTACCATTAATGACAAGGCCCTGCTCAGAACCCTGATCGACCACATTCCAGACCTGATATTTCTGAAAAACACCGAGGGTGTCTACCTGGGTTTCAACAAGGCCTGCGAAGGTTTTTTTGGCGTAGAGGAAAGTGCCGTGGTCGGTAAAACCGATTTCGACTTCGTCAATCCGGAAACGGCGGAATTCTTTCGGCAAAAGGACAGGGAAGTGATGGTATCCGGGCAAGCCCATATCAATGAGGAATGGGTGGTATATCCCGATGGACACCGCGAATGCCTGGAAACCCTGAAAACGCCTTATTTGAGCGAACAGGGCGAATTGTTGGGCATGATAGGCATCAGCCGCAATATCACCAAGCGTAAAAAAGCCGATCGGGTACTGCGGGAGAGCGAGGAAAAGCTGCGGTCGCTGTTCGAAATGGCACCGCTAGGTATTGCCCGCAATGCCATGGATGGCCGATTTATCGAAGCCAACAAGGCTTTGCTGGATATGGTCGGTTATTCGCTGGATGAACTGAAACAACTCAGTTATTGGCGCTTGACGCCGGATGACTACGGGATACAGGAGACGCTGCAACTGCGGGCGTTGGAGAAAAGCGGGCGCTACGGTCCTTACGAAAAGGAATATCTGCATCGCGATGGGCGGCGGATTCCGGTACGTTTGAACGGCGTGCTGATTACCGGCAGCGATGGTAGCCGTTATATCTGGTCTATCGTCGAAGACATTTCCGAGCGTAAGCGGGCCGAAGAGGAAATGCAACTGGCGTCGATGGTGTATATGAACAGCGGCGAGGCCATGCTGGTAACCGACGCCGACGGCTTAATCATCACCACTAATCCGGCATTTACCGAGTTGACCGGCTACAGCCCGGAAGAAGTGCTAGGCCAGACGCCGCGTATCTTGAACTCGGGGCTGCACGACCGGTTTTTCTATGACGCGATGTGGCAGAAACTGAATAACATGGGGTTTTGGCAAGGCGAGATCTGGAACAAGCGCAAAAACGGCGAGATTTACGCCGAGTGGCTGACCATCAACACCATTTATAAGGACAACGGATCCTGTTACCGCCGGGTAGCCTTGTTCTCCGATATTACCGACAAGAAAAAGGCCGAGGAGATGATCTGGATGCAGGCCAACTTCGATCCGTTGACTGGCTTGCCCAACCGGCGCATGTTTAACGATAGGCTGAATCAGGAAATCAAAAAAGCCCACCGCGCCGGTCAGCCGTTGGCACTGATGTTCATCGATCTGGACCGCTTCAAGGAAATCAACGACATTCTGGGGCATGACATGGGCGACCTGCTATTGCGGGAAGCGGCCAACCGTTTGAGCAGCTGTGTACGGGAGACCGATACCGTTGCCCGTCTGGGCGGCGACGAATTCACCGTGATCGTCACGGCGCTGGACGATACCGGCAGCGTCGAGCGCATCGCTCAGGACATTTTGCGCAAACTGTCCGGCCCGTTTCAACTGGACAACGAAACCTTGTATATCTCGGCCAGTATCGGCATCACTTTTTATCCCGACGACGCCACCGACATCGAAGAATTGCGCAAAAACGCCGATCAGGCCATGTATTCGGCCAAACATCAGGGCCGGAATCGCTTTAGTTATTACACGCCGTCAATGCGCGATCTTGCCCGCAAACGCATGCGCTTGGCCAACGACTTGCGGATTGCCATGGCCGAGGAACAATTCCGGGTTCATTATCAGCCGATAGTCGATCTGAACGATGGGAGTATTCGCAAGGCCGAAGCCTTGATACGCTGGCAACATCCCGATCGCGGGCTGATCAGCCCCAGCGAGTTTATCGGTATCGCCGAGGAAACCGGCAGAATCGTCGAAATCGGCGACTGGGTGTTTCACGAAGCCACTTTGCAGGTCAAACATTGGCGGCAACATTTTCGCGCCGATTTTCAGGTCAGCGTCAATAAGTCCCCGGTCCAATTTCAAAACGATGAAACTCTGTATAGGGGCTGGATAGCTCAATTGCAGAACTTGGGTTTACCCGGCGACAGCGTGGTGATAGAAATCACCGAGAGCCTTTTGCTGGACAGCAAACAAATCGTCAACGACAAACTGCTGCTGTTCCGAGATGTGGGCATCCAGGTAGCAATCGACGATTTCGGTACCGGCTATTCCTCGCTGGCCTACCTAAAACTGTACGATATCGATTATTTGAAAATCGACCAGTCCTTCGTTCGCAACTTAAAGCCCGACTCCAGCGATCTGGTGGTGTGCGAGGCGATCATTGCGATGGCGCACAAGTTGGGCATGAAAGTCATCGCGGAGGGAGTGGAAACAGTAGATCAGCGCGACTTATTGCTTGCGGCCGGCTGCGATTGCGGACAAGGCTTTTTATTCTCGAAACCACTGCCGGCCAAGGAATTCGACGCGTTGTTAAGCAGGTTGAGTCTAGGGCCAGTCGATTGCGCCGTCGAATAG